From Candidatus Lernaella stagnicola:
ATCGGTTGGCCGAGCGCTTGGGCGATAAGGCGAAAACCGACGAGTTTTTCGACGTGCTCCAACTCGGTTCCTCATTCCTGATGCGGCTGCAATACAACGACATCAACACGATGTTCTTTGAAAATCCGCAGAAACCGCAGGGCGGCATCGGCTTTGGTTTCTGGACGCCGGACATTCAGATCGACTACGTGCAGCACTCCGTGAGCGCCCTCATTGAGACGTATCGAATTACGCGCGAGCGGGCGGGGAACCCCTTGGTGACCGAATGGCCGGGCGCGCTGGAAAACCGCGAGAAAAAAGCGGCGAACCAATAGCGTTCAGCGTTACTAACAAAAAAAACGGGACGGCCGTGGCCGTCCCGTTTTTGTTTCATCGGACTGGATCGTTAGAAATCGAGTCGCGTCTGAATCTGCAGTTCGCTGTCGGTGTCGCTTTCGTTGTTGCCGCCCATTAGATATTCCAAACCGAGGGAAAGCTCTTCCATCAGGTTGCTGCGCAGGAAGCCGCCGTAGCGTGCGTAGGAAGTCGGCTCGTAGTCGACGCCCGCGGTGCCGAAGTAGTCGACGCCGCTGATGCTCTCGTACTTGCCGCCGAATTTCAGGACGCCTTCCCAGAATAACAACGCCAGTTCAGCGTTCATGAAGCTGACGGCCGTCGCGTCGCCGGCTGCGTCGACGTACTGATCTTCGTCCCACTCGCCGGTGGTCGCGTATTCGCCCAGGATGCCCAGGCCGATCAGGTCGCTGAGGAAGAAGTCGCCCTTCAAGTAACCGCCGTACAGGAAGATGTTTTCGCTATAAGCCGTAACCTGGGTGTTGATCTGGTTGCCGAACTGGCCCCAGGTTTCCGCGGCGTCACTCAGGAAGTAGAACACGAGGTCCATTTGGTGAACTTCCTGGAAGGCCAGCGGATGGAATTCGAGGCTTGCGGCGTACGTGTCGATAATGTCGTTGTCCGGCCGACCCGATGAGTTGGTCGTGTCGAACTGACCGTTCCACACGTGGAACCCGAAGCCGGCGAACTTGTGGTTGTAGCCCAATCCCAAAGCAACCGGATTGGCGAACAAGTAGCGTTGCAGCAGGTTGTAGTAGAAGCCGTAGACGGCGTCTTCGGACGCGGCGAAGGGCATGTAGTACTTACCGGCACGCACCCAGAAACTGCTGCCGCTGCCCAACTGCACATACGCTTTGTCGACAAGTACCGTCTCGGTTCCGTAGGCGCCCAGAGAGCCGTTGGAGCCTCGGTAGTCAATCGGGCCTTCGCCGTAGCGAATCTCGACTAAACCATGCACGGCGTCGAAAGGTTGCGCCATCACAACGAGGCCTGCGTCATACAGGGATACGTCGCTGTAATGGAAATCCTCTTGTGTTTGGTTTCCGACCGTCATCTCGTTATCGGGCGTGAACCAATAGAAACTGGGCCGCACGTCAACATAGCCGCCGATTTTCACGGTGCTGGCCCACTCCGGCGAAATCTCCTCGGCCCAGGCAGCCGATACCATCAGCAGCGAAACCAGGATCACCAGGGAAACTGTCAGCTTTTTCATGCCTCATACTCCTCAGCCTGTAATAGGGGCCGCCAACCCGGGCACAATCCGAACCGCGACCTTCTTATTGATTCGACTTATGTACCCTTTGATACCGTATCTCTTGATTGGCTGTCAAAGGTAATGCACCGCGCTCGATCTGTCGACACCGGGCGGTCATTTCCCCAACACGCCCTTGGCGCGCTTGATTACGTTCTCTACCGTAAAGCCGAAATACGCGAACAAATCCTTGATTGGCCCGCTCGCGCCGAAGGACTGCATCCCGATTACCGAGCCGTCGAGCCCGACGTATTTCTCCCATCCTGTCGTGGCCCCCGCCTCGACCGCTACGCGAGCCCGTATCGCCGGGGGCAACACTTCGTCGCGATACGCTGCGGGCTGCGCGTCGAACAGTTCCCACGACGGCATAGACACGACGCGGACTTTGACGCCTTCATCAGCCAAGCGATTCGCGGCCTCAAGAGCGAGCGAGACTTCCGAGCCGGTGCCGATAAGGATCAACTCCGGGTTCTCGTCCGACTCCCACAACACGTAGGCGCCGCGCCCGGCGCCGGCTGCCGGGCCGCACACGCTTCGGTCGAGGATCGGCAGTCCTTGTCGCGTGAGGACTAACGCCGTCGGGCCGTCGGTACGGGTGAGCGCGGTTTTCCATGCGACGACCGTCTCGGCGGCGTCGGCCGGTCGAATCACCGTGAGGTTGGGAATCACGCGGCACGCCATGAGATGTTCGACGGGCTGGTGCGTCGGGCCGTCCTCGCCCAGGCCGATGCTGTCGTGCGTAAACACATACACGACGCGAATGCCCATCAGGGCGGCAAGACGCATCGGTGTGCGCATGTAATCGCTGAAGGTGAAGAACGTGCCGGTGTACGGGATGATGCCGCCGTGCAGCGCCATGCCCCCGGCGATCGCGCCCATCGCGTGTTCGCGTACGCCGAAATGCACGTTGCGCCCGCCGAGGTTGTCGGCGGCCAGTGAGGTTCTGCCCTTGATGAAGGTGTTGTTGCTGGGCGCCAAATCCGCGCTGCCGCCGAGTAGAAAGTCGATTTTCGGCGCGAGGTAATTCAGCACCGTGCCCGATGCCGCGCGCGTGGCCAGCGGCTTATCCTGCCCGGCAAACAAATCGTCGAGACCTTCATCCCATGCGTCGGGCAACTCTCCGGCCCACTGCGAGTGCAGCTTGGCGGCCAAGTCCGGATACTCCGCTGCATAGGCGTCGAAGGCTTTCTCCCACGCCTGTTGCGCCTGCGCGCCTTTTTGAGCGGCGAGGGCGAAGTGCTCGCGTACCGCGTCGGAAACGTAAAAGGGCGGCTCGGTCGGGAAGCCCAGGGCTTCTTTCGTTTTGGCGACATTTTCCTCGCCCAGCGGCGAGCCGTGCGTCTTTTCGCTACCGGCCAGCGGACTGCCGTAGCCGATCACGGTGTTGGCGATGATCAAAGACGGTTGCCCCGTGACTCCCTGCGCGGCGGCGAACGCCGCACACAGCGCCTCGGTATCGTTGCCGTCGATCGGTCCCTGCACGTGCCAATGCTGCGCGCGGAAACGAGCGGCGACGTCCTCCGAGAAATTCGTGCCGGTCGAGCCTTCGATCTGAATCGCGTTGCTGTCGTAAAGATAGATCAGCT
This genomic window contains:
- the tkt gene encoding transketolase — its product is MSDHLEQSAINTIRFLAVDAVQAARSGHPGAPLGLATAGYALFAKVMKHNPIAPTWPDRDRFVLSNGHASALLYALLHLSGYDLSLDDIRNFRQLHSPTAGHPEYGEAPGVEITTGPLGQGFAHGVGMALAEAWMARQFNKPGHEIVDHFTYGIVSDGDLEEGISYEAASLAGHWGLGKLIYLYDSNAIQIEGSTGTNFSEDVAARFRAQHWHVQGPIDGNDTEALCAAFAAAQGVTGQPSLIIANTVIGYGSPLAGSEKTHGSPLGEENVAKTKEALGFPTEPPFYVSDAVREHFALAAQKGAQAQQAWEKAFDAYAAEYPDLAAKLHSQWAGELPDAWDEGLDDLFAGQDKPLATRAASGTVLNYLAPKIDFLLGGSADLAPSNNTFIKGRTSLAADNLGGRNVHFGVREHAMGAIAGGMALHGGIIPYTGTFFTFSDYMRTPMRLAALMGIRVVYVFTHDSIGLGEDGPTHQPVEHLMACRVIPNLTVIRPADAAETVVAWKTALTRTDGPTALVLTRQGLPILDRSVCGPAAGAGRGAYVLWESDENPELILIGTGSEVSLALEAANRLADEGVKVRVVSMPSWELFDAQPAAYRDEVLPPAIRARVAVEAGATTGWEKYVGLDGSVIGMQSFGASGPIKDLFAYFGFTVENVIKRAKGVLGK